The genomic DNA ACCTAACGACGAGGTGGGCAAAACCCTAGCACGGAAGATAATCGAAAATGAACTAGCAGCTTGTGTCAATATCATACCCAAAGTAATCTCTATATATAAATGGAAAGATGAAATAACCGAAGATTCCGAGGTAGCCATCACTAGTATAACATTATGATCATTGAAATcgcatcaaaaaaataattgaatttttttattatttttcatttgtttttttttcgctcaTAGAAAATAATAAGTTGTATTGTTCACTACTTTGTTTTGAAaagttatataaaaattgtaattataaaaactAATATTGAGGATGATATCTTGTAGGCTCTAATGATGATCAAGACGCGTACGTCCAGAGTGGACGATCTAGTAAAATTTGTCCGAGAAAACCATCCGTACATTGTCTGCGAAGTTATATCGACCCCTATCCAAAATGGAAATCCGCCATATCTGAAATGGATAAGTGATTCAGTAccagaaattaaaaaataatactctttttaattataaaataaataaatattattgaaaaaatctgACTTTTATTTGAATGGTGTTGTGAACTTTgttcaattgtttttaatttaaatccttTCATGACCAtcggtatatataataataatgcaccAGCAAACTTTAATCCAAAGCTGTGGA from Arctopsyche grandis isolate Sample6627 chromosome 1, ASM5162203v2, whole genome shotgun sequence includes the following:
- the LOC143914427 gene encoding protein CutA homolog codes for the protein MLCATNVRTPFSLLAATFICRYTAMAEGIHSIAYVTIPNDEVGKTLARKIIENELAACVNIIPKVISIYKWKDEITEDSEALMMIKTRTSRVDDLVKFVRENHPYIVCEVISTPIQNGNPPYLKWISDSVPEIKK